A single window of Onychostoma macrolepis isolate SWU-2019 chromosome 16, ASM1243209v1, whole genome shotgun sequence DNA harbors:
- the pnisr gene encoding arginine/serine-rich protein PNISR isoform X3 yields MWDQGGQPWPQWPLGSQQQWMQSFQHQQDPGQVDWAALAQAWIAQKESTGGVADQQGIQPNGQEIQSMEPPAHNNHGAFPGDHNFGRGWQPEWGMHGQPPPPPPEQAWIPPGQGPMDVVNPSEDSNSQDSLEFPGDPHRGGFPQNSHGFGGQPEPYPLGPVGVNQFDYQHGAAPTGAAYGPPSTGFHAPYWPEGPQNRRDRLPGFRPERPRSPNQIGIKPETPTLDAVKRRTLPAWIREGLEKMDREKQKKLEKERMEKERAEMANNERDSDMVEEEGDGPRLPRKSKFDSDDEDGEEDGAGEDGVLGRRLEFGGRSSPPVQEDQSEPEMTEEEREFQLMLMTKTLLTEVLLEVTNEEIVLVAKEAHRKATKAPAKQLAQSNALASLTGLGGLGEYGSDESEDEERSAKGSDSSDTDDEELLHRIRQKQDAFRRKEREQQQLQERLALEVQTVKEDLASDRVSRERAGYEEEQTESKHKQEVREREAEPTLERRRSRSEPEVSEVRRASKELTGRNGGSASPSPSEQRSHTSTSSSSSSRSSSSSSSSASSRSSSRSSSPRRKRRRSRSASRGTRRRSRSRSSRRRQSERDKARDRRRSSRARSTDRSSRHRKRSHSRQRRSSRGRRSRSKASRSRSRERRRSRDHRRSRSRSTSRSRRKQKASSKDRERDRRKERSRSHEKDKKKKEKDLDKKKDKQKGKEKEGSSVRDEEDDAKSRRKKESDSHSERFSRQDSKSSKKGSAKASKKYSDSESSRSRSPSPEVSKEKKSKKSKRSRSRSTERSHKSGKKASRKHKSKSRSSVDPTAV; encoded by the exons ATGTGGGACCAGGGAGGACAGCCCTGGCCTCAGTGGCCTCTGGGCTCACAGCAGCAGTGGATGCAGTCATTTCAACATCAGCAAGATCCAG GTCAAGTGGACTGGGCTGCTCTAGCACAAGCATGGATTGCACAGAAAGAATCCACCGGAGGCGTTGCCGACCAGCAGGGGATTCAGCCCAACGGCCAAGAAATACAGAGCATGGAACCTCCAGCCCATAATAACCATGGTGCCTTTCCCGGCGATCATAATTTTGGCAGAGGTTGGCAACCAG AGTGGGGAATGCATGGCCAgcctcctcctccccctccgGAACAAGCATGGATTCCTCCTGGACAAGGGCCGATGGATGTCGTCAACCCGTCGGAAGACAGTAACAGTCAAGATAGTTTGGAGTTTCCTGGAGACCCACACCGTGGAGGCTTTCCTCAAAACAGTCATGGGTTTGGGGGTCAGCCCGAGCCTTACCCTTTGGGCCCAGTTGGCGTCAATCAGTTTGATTATCAG CATGGAGCAGCGCCAACGGGGGCAGCATATGGACCACCCTCCACCGGCTTTCATGCACCTTATTGGCCCGAAGGACCACAGAACAGAAGAGACCGGCTCCCTGGCTTCAGACCAGAACGGCCCAGATCCCCCAATCAGATAGGAATTAAACCAGAGACGCCTACTCTTG ATGCTGTTAAACGGAGGACTTTGCCTGCGTGGATTCGAGAAGGCCTTGAAAAGATGGACCGTGAGAAGCAGAAAAAGTTGGAGAAGGAGAGGATGGAGAAAGAGCGTGCTGAAATGGCAAATAATGAAAGAGATAGCGATATGGTAGAGGAGGAAGGTGATGGGCCTCGGTTGCCACGCAAGAGCAAATTT GACAGTGATGATGAGGATGGTGAAGAAGATGGTGCTGGGGAGGATGGCGTATTGGGGAGAAGGTTGGAGTTTGGTGGTAGAAGTTCTCCTCCTGTTCAAGAAGACCAAAGTGAACCAGAAATGAcagaagaggagagagagttTCAGTTG ATGCTGATGACTAAAACTCTTCTTACCGAAGTCCTCCTTGAAGTCACAAATGAGGAAATCGTCCTAGTGGCTAAAGAGGCTCATCGTAAAGCCACTAAAG CTCCTGCAAAACAGCTGGCACAGTCAAATGCACTGGCTTCTCTGACTGGTCTCG GAGGGCTGGGTGAGTACGGCTCGGACGAGAGTGAGGATGAGGAGCGAAGCGCAAAGGGGTCGGACTCATCGGACACAGATGATGAGGAGCTGCTGCACCGCATTCGCCAGAAACAGGACGCCTTCCGTCGCAAAGAGAGGGAGCAGCAGCAGCTGCAGGAGAGGCTGGCACTGGAGGTACAGACTGTAAAAG aagATTTGGCATCGGACAGAGTAAGCAGAGAGAGGGCAGGTTATGAGGAGGAGCAGACAGAGTCTAAACACAAGCAGGAAGTTAGGGAAAGGGAGGCGGAGCCCACATTAGAGCGACGCAGGTCACGTAGTGAGCCTGAGGTCAGTGAGGTCAGGCGGGCGAGCAAAGAGCTCACAGGGCGTAACGGAGGAAGTGCCAGCCCCTCACCAAGTGAGCAACGTAGCCACACCTCCACCTCCAGCTCTTCCAGCAGCCGGTCCTCttcatcctcctcatcctcagCCTCCTCTCGCAGCTCCTCCCGCTCCTCGTCTCCCAGAAGGAAAAGGCGACGCAGCCGCTCTGCCTCTCGTGGGACTCGCAGGCGCAGCCGAAGTCGTAGCTCTCGCAGACGTCAGTCGGAGCGCGACAAGGCCAGAGACAGAAGGCGTAGCAGCCGTGCACGCAGCACCGATCGTTCTTCTCGTCACAGGAAGCGCAGCCATTCACGGCAGCGCAGGTCCAGCAGGGGCCGCAGGAGCAGGTCTAAGGCCAGTCGCAGCCGCAGCAGAGAGAGGCGGCGCAGCAGGGACCACAGGCGCAGCCGAAGTCGCAGTACGAGCCGCAGCAGGAGGAAACAGAAGGCCTCCAGCAAGGACAGGGAGAGAGACAGGAGGAAAGAGAGGAGCCGGAGCCATGAAAAggataagaagaagaaagagaaagatttagataaaaagaaagacaaacagAAGGGCAAGGAGAAAGAGGGCAGTTCAGTAAGGGACGAGGAAGACGATGCCAAATCGAGGCGGAAAAAGGAGAGCGACTCTCACAGTGAGAGGTTTTCCCGGCAAGACAGTAAATCTAGCAAAAAAGGCTCCGCCAAAGCTAGCAAGAAGTACTCGGATTCAGAGTCCAGCAGGAGCAGGTCCCCTTCCCCTGAGGTTAGCAAAGAGAAAAAGTCTAAGAAATCAAAACGTAGTCGATCAAGGTCAACGGAAAGGTCTCACAAGTCTGGTAAGAAGGCAAGCCGCAAACACAAGTCTAAGTCACGATCAAG TGTTGATCCAACAGCTGTTTAA
- the pnisr gene encoding arginine/serine-rich protein PNISR isoform X2 has translation MWDQGGQPWPQWPLGSQQQWMQSFQHQQDPGQVDWAALAQAWIAQKESTGGVADQQGIQPNGQEIQSMEPPAHNNHGAFPGDHNFGRGWQPEWGMHGQPPPPPPEQAWIPPGQGPMDVVNPSEDSNSQDSLEFPGDPHRGGFPQNSHGFGGQPEPYPLGPVGVNQFDYQHGAAPTGAAYGPPSTGFHAPYWPEGPQNRRDRLPGFRPERPRSPNQIGIKPETPTLDAVKRRTLPAWIREGLEKMDREKQKKLEKERMEKERAEMANNERDSDMVEEEGDGPRLPRKSKFDSDDEDGEEDGAGEDGVLGRRLEFGGRSSPPVQEDQSEPEMTEEEREFQLMLMTKTLLTEVLLEVTNEEIVLVAKEAHRKATKAPAKQLAQSNALASLTGLGGLGEYGSDESEDEERSAKGSDSSDTDDEELLHRIRQKQDAFRRKEREQQQLQERLALEVQTVKDLASDRVSRERAGYEEEQTESKHKQEVREREAEPTLERRRSRSEPEVSEVRRASKELTGRNGGSASPSPSEQRSHTSTSSSSSSRSSSSSSSSASSRSSSRSSSPRRKRRRSRSASRGTRRRSRSRSSRRRQSERDKARDRRRSSRARSTDRSSRHRKRSHSRQRRSSRGRRSRSKASRSRSRERRRSRDHRRSRSRSTSRSRRKQKASSKDRERDRRKERSRSHEKDKKKKEKDLDKKKDKQKGKEKEGSSVRDEEDDAKSRRKKESDSHSERFSRQDSKSSKKGSAKASKKYSDSESSRSRSPSPEVSKEKKSKKSKRSRSRSTERSHKSGKKASRKHKSKSRSRSTSPSRRKR, from the exons ATGTGGGACCAGGGAGGACAGCCCTGGCCTCAGTGGCCTCTGGGCTCACAGCAGCAGTGGATGCAGTCATTTCAACATCAGCAAGATCCAG GTCAAGTGGACTGGGCTGCTCTAGCACAAGCATGGATTGCACAGAAAGAATCCACCGGAGGCGTTGCCGACCAGCAGGGGATTCAGCCCAACGGCCAAGAAATACAGAGCATGGAACCTCCAGCCCATAATAACCATGGTGCCTTTCCCGGCGATCATAATTTTGGCAGAGGTTGGCAACCAG AGTGGGGAATGCATGGCCAgcctcctcctccccctccgGAACAAGCATGGATTCCTCCTGGACAAGGGCCGATGGATGTCGTCAACCCGTCGGAAGACAGTAACAGTCAAGATAGTTTGGAGTTTCCTGGAGACCCACACCGTGGAGGCTTTCCTCAAAACAGTCATGGGTTTGGGGGTCAGCCCGAGCCTTACCCTTTGGGCCCAGTTGGCGTCAATCAGTTTGATTATCAG CATGGAGCAGCGCCAACGGGGGCAGCATATGGACCACCCTCCACCGGCTTTCATGCACCTTATTGGCCCGAAGGACCACAGAACAGAAGAGACCGGCTCCCTGGCTTCAGACCAGAACGGCCCAGATCCCCCAATCAGATAGGAATTAAACCAGAGACGCCTACTCTTG ATGCTGTTAAACGGAGGACTTTGCCTGCGTGGATTCGAGAAGGCCTTGAAAAGATGGACCGTGAGAAGCAGAAAAAGTTGGAGAAGGAGAGGATGGAGAAAGAGCGTGCTGAAATGGCAAATAATGAAAGAGATAGCGATATGGTAGAGGAGGAAGGTGATGGGCCTCGGTTGCCACGCAAGAGCAAATTT GACAGTGATGATGAGGATGGTGAAGAAGATGGTGCTGGGGAGGATGGCGTATTGGGGAGAAGGTTGGAGTTTGGTGGTAGAAGTTCTCCTCCTGTTCAAGAAGACCAAAGTGAACCAGAAATGAcagaagaggagagagagttTCAGTTG ATGCTGATGACTAAAACTCTTCTTACCGAAGTCCTCCTTGAAGTCACAAATGAGGAAATCGTCCTAGTGGCTAAAGAGGCTCATCGTAAAGCCACTAAAG CTCCTGCAAAACAGCTGGCACAGTCAAATGCACTGGCTTCTCTGACTGGTCTCG GAGGGCTGGGTGAGTACGGCTCGGACGAGAGTGAGGATGAGGAGCGAAGCGCAAAGGGGTCGGACTCATCGGACACAGATGATGAGGAGCTGCTGCACCGCATTCGCCAGAAACAGGACGCCTTCCGTCGCAAAGAGAGGGAGCAGCAGCAGCTGCAGGAGAGGCTGGCACTGGAGGTACAGACTGTAAAAG ATTTGGCATCGGACAGAGTAAGCAGAGAGAGGGCAGGTTATGAGGAGGAGCAGACAGAGTCTAAACACAAGCAGGAAGTTAGGGAAAGGGAGGCGGAGCCCACATTAGAGCGACGCAGGTCACGTAGTGAGCCTGAGGTCAGTGAGGTCAGGCGGGCGAGCAAAGAGCTCACAGGGCGTAACGGAGGAAGTGCCAGCCCCTCACCAAGTGAGCAACGTAGCCACACCTCCACCTCCAGCTCTTCCAGCAGCCGGTCCTCttcatcctcctcatcctcagCCTCCTCTCGCAGCTCCTCCCGCTCCTCGTCTCCCAGAAGGAAAAGGCGACGCAGCCGCTCTGCCTCTCGTGGGACTCGCAGGCGCAGCCGAAGTCGTAGCTCTCGCAGACGTCAGTCGGAGCGCGACAAGGCCAGAGACAGAAGGCGTAGCAGCCGTGCACGCAGCACCGATCGTTCTTCTCGTCACAGGAAGCGCAGCCATTCACGGCAGCGCAGGTCCAGCAGGGGCCGCAGGAGCAGGTCTAAGGCCAGTCGCAGCCGCAGCAGAGAGAGGCGGCGCAGCAGGGACCACAGGCGCAGCCGAAGTCGCAGTACGAGCCGCAGCAGGAGGAAACAGAAGGCCTCCAGCAAGGACAGGGAGAGAGACAGGAGGAAAGAGAGGAGCCGGAGCCATGAAAAggataagaagaagaaagagaaagatttagataaaaagaaagacaaacagAAGGGCAAGGAGAAAGAGGGCAGTTCAGTAAGGGACGAGGAAGACGATGCCAAATCGAGGCGGAAAAAGGAGAGCGACTCTCACAGTGAGAGGTTTTCCCGGCAAGACAGTAAATCTAGCAAAAAAGGCTCCGCCAAAGCTAGCAAGAAGTACTCGGATTCAGAGTCCAGCAGGAGCAGGTCCCCTTCCCCTGAGGTTAGCAAAGAGAAAAAGTCTAAGAAATCAAAACGTAGTCGATCAAGGTCAACGGAAAGGTCTCACAAGTCTGGTAAGAAGGCAAGCCGCAAACACAAGTCTAAGTCACGATCAAG GTCAACATCTCCCAGCCGCCGCAAGCGTTGA
- the pnisr gene encoding arginine/serine-rich protein PNISR isoform X1 encodes MWDQGGQPWPQWPLGSQQQWMQSFQHQQDPGQVDWAALAQAWIAQKESTGGVADQQGIQPNGQEIQSMEPPAHNNHGAFPGDHNFGRGWQPEWGMHGQPPPPPPEQAWIPPGQGPMDVVNPSEDSNSQDSLEFPGDPHRGGFPQNSHGFGGQPEPYPLGPVGVNQFDYQHGAAPTGAAYGPPSTGFHAPYWPEGPQNRRDRLPGFRPERPRSPNQIGIKPETPTLDAVKRRTLPAWIREGLEKMDREKQKKLEKERMEKERAEMANNERDSDMVEEEGDGPRLPRKSKFDSDDEDGEEDGAGEDGVLGRRLEFGGRSSPPVQEDQSEPEMTEEEREFQLMLMTKTLLTEVLLEVTNEEIVLVAKEAHRKATKAPAKQLAQSNALASLTGLGGLGEYGSDESEDEERSAKGSDSSDTDDEELLHRIRQKQDAFRRKEREQQQLQERLALEVQTVKEDLASDRVSRERAGYEEEQTESKHKQEVREREAEPTLERRRSRSEPEVSEVRRASKELTGRNGGSASPSPSEQRSHTSTSSSSSSRSSSSSSSSASSRSSSRSSSPRRKRRRSRSASRGTRRRSRSRSSRRRQSERDKARDRRRSSRARSTDRSSRHRKRSHSRQRRSSRGRRSRSKASRSRSRERRRSRDHRRSRSRSTSRSRRKQKASSKDRERDRRKERSRSHEKDKKKKEKDLDKKKDKQKGKEKEGSSVRDEEDDAKSRRKKESDSHSERFSRQDSKSSKKGSAKASKKYSDSESSRSRSPSPEVSKEKKSKKSKRSRSRSTERSHKSGKKASRKHKSKSRSRSTSPSRRKR; translated from the exons ATGTGGGACCAGGGAGGACAGCCCTGGCCTCAGTGGCCTCTGGGCTCACAGCAGCAGTGGATGCAGTCATTTCAACATCAGCAAGATCCAG GTCAAGTGGACTGGGCTGCTCTAGCACAAGCATGGATTGCACAGAAAGAATCCACCGGAGGCGTTGCCGACCAGCAGGGGATTCAGCCCAACGGCCAAGAAATACAGAGCATGGAACCTCCAGCCCATAATAACCATGGTGCCTTTCCCGGCGATCATAATTTTGGCAGAGGTTGGCAACCAG AGTGGGGAATGCATGGCCAgcctcctcctccccctccgGAACAAGCATGGATTCCTCCTGGACAAGGGCCGATGGATGTCGTCAACCCGTCGGAAGACAGTAACAGTCAAGATAGTTTGGAGTTTCCTGGAGACCCACACCGTGGAGGCTTTCCTCAAAACAGTCATGGGTTTGGGGGTCAGCCCGAGCCTTACCCTTTGGGCCCAGTTGGCGTCAATCAGTTTGATTATCAG CATGGAGCAGCGCCAACGGGGGCAGCATATGGACCACCCTCCACCGGCTTTCATGCACCTTATTGGCCCGAAGGACCACAGAACAGAAGAGACCGGCTCCCTGGCTTCAGACCAGAACGGCCCAGATCCCCCAATCAGATAGGAATTAAACCAGAGACGCCTACTCTTG ATGCTGTTAAACGGAGGACTTTGCCTGCGTGGATTCGAGAAGGCCTTGAAAAGATGGACCGTGAGAAGCAGAAAAAGTTGGAGAAGGAGAGGATGGAGAAAGAGCGTGCTGAAATGGCAAATAATGAAAGAGATAGCGATATGGTAGAGGAGGAAGGTGATGGGCCTCGGTTGCCACGCAAGAGCAAATTT GACAGTGATGATGAGGATGGTGAAGAAGATGGTGCTGGGGAGGATGGCGTATTGGGGAGAAGGTTGGAGTTTGGTGGTAGAAGTTCTCCTCCTGTTCAAGAAGACCAAAGTGAACCAGAAATGAcagaagaggagagagagttTCAGTTG ATGCTGATGACTAAAACTCTTCTTACCGAAGTCCTCCTTGAAGTCACAAATGAGGAAATCGTCCTAGTGGCTAAAGAGGCTCATCGTAAAGCCACTAAAG CTCCTGCAAAACAGCTGGCACAGTCAAATGCACTGGCTTCTCTGACTGGTCTCG GAGGGCTGGGTGAGTACGGCTCGGACGAGAGTGAGGATGAGGAGCGAAGCGCAAAGGGGTCGGACTCATCGGACACAGATGATGAGGAGCTGCTGCACCGCATTCGCCAGAAACAGGACGCCTTCCGTCGCAAAGAGAGGGAGCAGCAGCAGCTGCAGGAGAGGCTGGCACTGGAGGTACAGACTGTAAAAG aagATTTGGCATCGGACAGAGTAAGCAGAGAGAGGGCAGGTTATGAGGAGGAGCAGACAGAGTCTAAACACAAGCAGGAAGTTAGGGAAAGGGAGGCGGAGCCCACATTAGAGCGACGCAGGTCACGTAGTGAGCCTGAGGTCAGTGAGGTCAGGCGGGCGAGCAAAGAGCTCACAGGGCGTAACGGAGGAAGTGCCAGCCCCTCACCAAGTGAGCAACGTAGCCACACCTCCACCTCCAGCTCTTCCAGCAGCCGGTCCTCttcatcctcctcatcctcagCCTCCTCTCGCAGCTCCTCCCGCTCCTCGTCTCCCAGAAGGAAAAGGCGACGCAGCCGCTCTGCCTCTCGTGGGACTCGCAGGCGCAGCCGAAGTCGTAGCTCTCGCAGACGTCAGTCGGAGCGCGACAAGGCCAGAGACAGAAGGCGTAGCAGCCGTGCACGCAGCACCGATCGTTCTTCTCGTCACAGGAAGCGCAGCCATTCACGGCAGCGCAGGTCCAGCAGGGGCCGCAGGAGCAGGTCTAAGGCCAGTCGCAGCCGCAGCAGAGAGAGGCGGCGCAGCAGGGACCACAGGCGCAGCCGAAGTCGCAGTACGAGCCGCAGCAGGAGGAAACAGAAGGCCTCCAGCAAGGACAGGGAGAGAGACAGGAGGAAAGAGAGGAGCCGGAGCCATGAAAAggataagaagaagaaagagaaagatttagataaaaagaaagacaaacagAAGGGCAAGGAGAAAGAGGGCAGTTCAGTAAGGGACGAGGAAGACGATGCCAAATCGAGGCGGAAAAAGGAGAGCGACTCTCACAGTGAGAGGTTTTCCCGGCAAGACAGTAAATCTAGCAAAAAAGGCTCCGCCAAAGCTAGCAAGAAGTACTCGGATTCAGAGTCCAGCAGGAGCAGGTCCCCTTCCCCTGAGGTTAGCAAAGAGAAAAAGTCTAAGAAATCAAAACGTAGTCGATCAAGGTCAACGGAAAGGTCTCACAAGTCTGGTAAGAAGGCAAGCCGCAAACACAAGTCTAAGTCACGATCAAG GTCAACATCTCCCAGCCGCCGCAAGCGTTGA